The nucleotide window AACAATGCACGGCGGAGGAATCGAAAAAGATCCGGCGCACAAGCTACAAGGGCGTGGGGCCCGGCCTGTGGTTTGCACACGAAATGCTGCGGCGCACGGGCGTACCCCAGGGCTTGATTTGCGCCGCTCATGGAGGCACGAGCATGACGCAATGGAGCCCCGTCCGGATGATGGACGAAAAAACTTCGCTCTATGGTTCGCTGATGGATTCGGTGGAGGCAACCGGACAACCTGTTGCCGGAGTCCTTTGGTATCAGGGCGAAAGCGATGCGAATGCGGAGGCCGTTCCCCAATACACGGATCGGATGAAAAAGTTGGTGACCACGCTGCGTAAGGATCTGCGTCAGCCCGGGCTTCCCTGGCTGACAGTGCAGATTGCGCGTTTTTTTGGAAACCATCCTCCGGGCGATGACCTGCTCTGGAACCGGATTCAGGAACAACAACGCCTTTTGCCGCGCAGCATCAAAAATCTGGCGGTGGTGGCCGCCATCGATCTTTCGATGGATGATGGCATTCATATTTCTGCAACCGGACATTCCCGCCTGGCCTTGCGGCTTGCACACGAAGCCGACCGTCTCGTGCATGGCAACCGCCGTGAAAAAGCGCCGCCACAGCTCAAAACCATTTCCGCCCAAAAAATGTTAAAAGGCGTCCCCCCACCTATCGGCCCTGCCATGGACGTTGTATTCAAGGACGTTGCGGGAGGATTGCAGGCGCCCGGCGAACCAGTCGGATTTGCACTGGTGAATGAGGAAGGCGTTGACCAGCGTGCCATTTATAAAACCACGCTTCACGGCAACACAGTACGGCTGCATCTGCTGTCCAATTATCCCGGAGCGAAATTGTGTTACGGGATTGGAACCGTGCCGATTTGCAATATCACGGATGCCCGGGATCATTCCCTGCCCGTTTTCGGTCCTCAGGTTGTGGGCAAACACCAGGCCTATCTTCCCTTTATCAAACAATGGAAGGTGACTGCTCCCATTGAGTCTGCCCTGGCTCTGGATCGGATTTCAGCTCCCGATGTGGATGCGCTCGGCGTCGAGGTCAGAACCTATGGGGAAAACCAATTTGGCCTGGAAGGATTCGTCATGGAGAGGCCCCGTTGGATTGGCCGTCAAGGGCACTGTTATTTCGCCGCCCGGCTGGAGCTATCGGAACCGATGCGTCTGAACTTCCTGATGGGCTACGACGGGCCCTTCCGGCTTTGGATTGATGGAAAGTCTCACTTTATCAATATGAATGGCACCAATCCCTGTTTTGCAGACGAGAGCAACAAACCCGCCTCCCTCTCCGCAGGGACGCATTTGATCCAGGTGGGCATGGACCTTAATCACGGCGGGGCCTGGGGCTTCTTTCTTCGTTTTATCCGCAAGGATGTCACGCCCGCACAGGTCAAATCCGGCGTGTACGCCAAACCGGTTTACGGAATATAATTCAGTTGCCAAAGCGACATTACGACGCCACAACCTTCCGGGTTTCCATGTCCCAGACTTTGCCGTCGCCTGCATGGATCTTGAGCGGCTGTTCCGGCATGCGCATCGCAATGGAGCAGCTTGAGGCGTCCGGCCAAATGACCGTCGCATTTCCGGGATGCTTCCACTCGACGCGCGGGCGCTGCGCGGCAACGGCTTCGGGAGCGCTCCGCCGGGATGAGGCATAAACGGAAGTCGCCCAAAAATGCGCGCCCGCGGCACATTTGGCTTCTCGAAAAGGCACAACGACCGCCCGTTCATAGAGATTCACCTGAATCTGGCGGCCCGTGAGGGAAAGAGTTGATGCCCCGAGTTCGCCAAAAATCGCGCAAGACCCCGCATGGGTGAACAGGCCCATGCCGTCCTTCCACTGGAAGGATTCCTTGTCAATATATTCGCAGTTGGTCACGGCAACCGGGAATGCGCCGTCTCTGACAATATAGTCGCAGGCAAGCTGCAACCAATGAAGCCTCACATGCCAGTCACCCCATACGACAAGGGCAGTGGCCACGAGGGTGGACGGGTCCCAACTGAAAGGCTGGTGCTTGCTGAGGAGACAGCCCGTTTCGGAGGGAAGAATTTCAAAATGGTGCCGGTGGCTCCAGAGTTGTCCGTCGGGACTCAAACTCAGAATACTGTCCATGCTCGGCTGCGTCTCGTCCGCAACATTGAATCCAAAATGGGAACTATAGGCGAACTTGCCATATTTTGCGGGATGATTGCCCAGGTTGTAAGGATGGAACGATCCTCCATTGTACAAAACCGCATGCTGCCCGCCATCGCGCCGGGCAA belongs to Candidatus Methylacidiphilales bacterium and includes:
- a CDS encoding sialate O-acetylesterase codes for the protein QCTAEESKKIRRTSYKGVGPGLWFAHEMLRRTGVPQGLICAAHGGTSMTQWSPVRMMDEKTSLYGSLMDSVEATGQPVAGVLWYQGESDANAEAVPQYTDRMKKLVTTLRKDLRQPGLPWLTVQIARFFGNHPPGDDLLWNRIQEQQRLLPRSIKNLAVVAAIDLSMDDGIHISATGHSRLALRLAHEADRLVHGNRREKAPPQLKTISAQKMLKGVPPPIGPAMDVVFKDVAGGLQAPGEPVGFALVNEEGVDQRAIYKTTLHGNTVRLHLLSNYPGAKLCYGIGTVPICNITDARDHSLPVFGPQVVGKHQAYLPFIKQWKVTAPIESALALDRISAPDVDALGVEVRTYGENQFGLEGFVMERPRWIGRQGHCYFAARLELSEPMRLNFLMGYDGPFRLWIDGKSHFINMNGTNPCFADESNKPASLSAGTHLIQVGMDLNHGGAWGFFLRFIRKDVTPAQVKSGVYAKPVYGI